One part of the Brevundimonas subvibrioides ATCC 15264 genome encodes these proteins:
- a CDS encoding ATP-binding protein: MPWIVNCLVGMHDWRLTLLAATVCVTGLATSITLIGMARRSSQRDRFSYGGLAGVLGGLTVWATHFLAMLGYRSGETLHYVASETLMSLAIVVVGMALGIALTLSNDSRLTRVLVAVLAVCSVAAMHFMGMAAIRIDGAVATWDTATVVTAVTLSILAAMCTAIWKRRDGWQRISTNTFLAVTSVCILHFGGMAGLTIVPDPTIRVPVSAITQTSLLIWVVGGATLVVAAAALVTMMSLWGRSSSLNQLREAIDTMPDGLGFYDADDRLVIWNARYAEVNTELAAALEVGAKFRDMLQIGLEQGLYAEAVGREQEWIEERLAARRRLSNTLEQQISGDRWLRVQDRRTAQGGIVTVVNDITDLKRDAQALAEARDTAETANRAKSEFLANMSHEIRTPLNGVIGLTQALARTELDHDQREILNLIQSSGVTLQTLLSDILDLARVESGRLEIADEPFDLARAINEAAHLYGAPAAEKGLQFFVDIDPAAEGWVRGDVVRLKQVLTNLVSNAVKFTAKGFVSLNAAVGRDRDGAAILRFTVEDTGVGFDAEAKARLFTRFEQADGTITRRFGGTGLGLAICRQLADMMGGHLDCESEAGGGSTFILTLPLIAAEAPVVQPIELASSADPHERRVRVLVADDHPTNRKVVELILGQAPVDLVSVEDGAQALAAARLQTFDLILMDMQMPVMDGLTAVREIRLHEATTGTQRTPVVMLTANALPDHIAAGQAAGADRHLAKPFDAAELIALVSELGGESCALAA; encoded by the coding sequence TTGCCTTGGATCGTGAACTGTCTGGTGGGGATGCACGACTGGCGGCTGACGCTGCTGGCGGCGACTGTTTGCGTCACCGGACTGGCAACCAGCATCACCCTGATCGGCATGGCCCGGCGGTCTTCGCAGCGCGATCGGTTTTCCTACGGCGGACTGGCCGGAGTACTCGGCGGCCTGACGGTCTGGGCCACGCATTTCCTGGCGATGCTGGGTTATCGGTCCGGCGAGACGCTGCATTACGTCGCCAGCGAGACCCTGATGTCGCTGGCCATCGTCGTCGTCGGGATGGCGCTGGGCATCGCGCTGACGCTGAGCAACGATTCGCGACTGACCCGGGTGCTCGTCGCCGTCCTGGCCGTCTGCAGCGTCGCTGCGATGCATTTCATGGGCATGGCCGCGATCCGCATCGATGGCGCGGTCGCCACCTGGGATACGGCCACCGTCGTGACGGCCGTGACCCTCAGCATCCTGGCCGCCATGTGCACGGCGATCTGGAAACGTCGTGACGGTTGGCAGCGCATTTCGACCAACACATTCCTGGCCGTGACCAGCGTCTGCATCCTGCATTTCGGCGGCATGGCCGGGCTGACGATCGTTCCGGATCCAACCATCCGTGTGCCGGTCTCGGCCATCACACAAACCAGTCTGCTGATCTGGGTCGTCGGCGGTGCAACCCTGGTCGTTGCTGCCGCCGCACTGGTCACCATGATGAGCCTGTGGGGCCGCAGCAGTTCCCTGAACCAGTTGCGCGAGGCCATCGACACCATGCCCGACGGCCTGGGCTTCTACGATGCCGACGACCGACTGGTGATCTGGAACGCGCGCTATGCGGAGGTGAACACCGAGCTGGCGGCCGCGCTGGAAGTCGGGGCGAAGTTTCGTGACATGCTGCAGATCGGCCTGGAACAGGGTCTTTATGCCGAGGCCGTCGGGCGCGAGCAGGAATGGATCGAGGAGCGGCTGGCGGCACGGCGGCGGCTGTCGAACACTCTGGAACAGCAGATTTCGGGCGATCGCTGGCTGAGGGTCCAGGACCGCCGCACGGCCCAGGGCGGCATCGTCACGGTCGTCAACGACATCACCGACCTGAAGCGCGATGCCCAGGCCCTGGCCGAAGCGCGCGACACGGCCGAGACGGCCAACCGGGCCAAGTCGGAATTCCTGGCCAACATGAGCCATGAGATCCGGACCCCGCTGAACGGCGTGATCGGCCTGACCCAGGCCCTGGCCCGCACCGAACTGGATCACGACCAGCGCGAGATCCTGAACCTGATCCAGTCGTCGGGGGTGACGCTGCAGACCCTGTTGAGCGACATCCTCGATCTGGCCCGCGTCGAGTCCGGGCGGCTGGAAATCGCGGACGAGCCGTTCGATCTGGCCCGCGCCATCAACGAGGCGGCGCACCTGTACGGCGCGCCGGCCGCCGAGAAAGGCCTCCAGTTCTTCGTCGATATCGACCCGGCCGCGGAAGGCTGGGTCAGAGGCGACGTCGTCCGCCTGAAGCAGGTGCTGACCAATCTGGTGTCCAACGCCGTCAAGTTCACGGCCAAGGGCTTCGTCAGCCTGAATGCCGCGGTGGGCCGTGACCGGGACGGGGCCGCGATCCTGCGCTTTACGGTCGAAGACACCGGCGTCGGGTTCGATGCCGAGGCCAAGGCCCGCCTGTTCACGCGGTTCGAGCAGGCCGACGGCACGATCACCCGCCGGTTCGGCGGGACGGGCCTGGGCCTGGCCATCTGTCGCCAGCTGGCGGACATGATGGGCGGGCATCTGGACTGCGAAAGCGAGGCCGGCGGAGGATCCACCTTCATCCTGACCCTGCCCCTGATTGCGGCCGAGGCCCCGGTGGTGCAGCCGATCGAACTGGCGTCGTCAGCCGATCCGCACGAGCGTCGGGTCCGGGTGCTGGTGGCGGACGATCATCCGACCAACCGCAAGGTCGTGGAGCTCATTCTGGGTCAGGCCCCCGTCGACCTGGTGTCGGTCGAGGATGGCGCCCAGGCCCTGGCGGCAGCCCGGTTGCAGACGTTCGACCTGATCCTGATGGACATGCAGATGCCGGTCATGGACGGGCTGACGGCCGTTCGTGAAATCCGGCTGCACGAGGCGACGACGGGCACCCAGAGGACCCCGGTCGTCATGCTGACCGCGAACGCCCTGCCCGACCATATCGCGGCAGGCCAGGCGGCCGGGGCAGACCGGCACCTGGCCAAACCGTTCGACGCGGCCGAACTGATCGCCCTGGTCAGCGAACTGGGCGGCGAGAGCTGCGCCCTCGCCGCCTGA